CGAAACCAATCATCGACCATTCGAGATCGTGCCGGGCGTGACGTCGATATCGGCCGCGGCTGCCGCTGTCGGACGTGAGCTGACGATTCCTGAAGTCGCCCAATCGGTCGTGACCACCCGCGTCGCTCGTCGCACCTCTCAGTCGATGCCCGAGAGTGAGTCACTCGCCCGTTATGCCCAGCTCGGCGGCACCATTGCGGTATTGCTCTCGGGTGCCCACCCCCAGCGCATCGTCGACGGACTGCTCGCCGATGGCTCCCGCTTTGATACGACGACGCCGTGTGCCGTGGTCGTGCGAGCCACGTGGCCTGACGAGCAGGTAGCGATGACGACCATCGGCGAACTTGTCGCCACCGTCAACGAGCTCGGCGCCAAGAGGACCCTGCTTGTCCTGGTCGGCGATGTCCTCACCGCGACGAATATCCAACGCTCTCACCTGTATTCACCAAACTTCTCGCATCGCTTCCGCTCCCGGTCCAATCCAGGCACGACCAGTGGCCGTGCCAAGCGACGCGCCAATCGATCGGTTCGCTAATGTGAATGAGCGCCTCCGCTCTGGCTACACCACAGGTGCCTGTGCTGCGGCGGCTGCAAAGGCCGCGGCCATCGCCTGTGTCACCGGCACTACCCCTAATGTGGTCGCCATCACGCTTCCCAAAGGGCAACGGGTTGAGTTTGCGGTACAGCGCGACGAGTCTGGGCGTGCAGTCGTCATCAAGGATGCTGGCGATGATCCAGACTGCACGGATGGGGCCCACGTAAGTGCCACCGCAACGCTGATCGATGGCGACGATGTCCTGATCAGCGGCGGGGAGGGGGTGGGGATCGTCACGAAGGCCGGCCTCGGCCTGCCCGTCGGCGAGGCTGCGATCAACCCGGTCCCCCGACGGATGATCACCGAGGCCGTCCGGGAAGTGACCAAGCGAGGGCTGGCGGTGGTGATCTCAGTACCCGGCGGCGAGGAGATGGCTCGCGCAACCACCAACGACCGACTCGGCATCCTGGGGGGGATCTCGATTCTCGGCACCACGGGCATCGTGAAGCCGTTCTCCACCGCGGCCTATCGAGCCAGTATCGTCCAACAGATCGATGTCGCCGCCGCCAACGGAGCGACCCATATCGTCCTTGTCACGGGCTCGCGAACCGAAACCGCGGCCTTCAACCTCTTTCCAAACCTCGATCCTGTCGCAATCGTCGAGGTCGGTGACTACAGTGGCGTCGCCCTCAAGCGCGCCGCCTCGACCGATCCCGAGATGATCACCTGGATCGGAATGGTCGGCAAGGTCGCCAAGCTCGCTCAGGGACTGCTAATGACCCACTTTCACCGTGCACACGTTGACACCTCAGTGCTCGCGGCCGCAGCCGAGTCGGTCGGGGCCAGCGTCACACTCATTGACGCCGCAACCGAAACGACCACCGCCCGCCACTTCTACGAACGCTGCGTCGCCGAAGGCGATCTCCGTCCACTGGCTGAATTGACGCGACAGGCTGCGCAGACCTGTTTTGAGACCGTTGGGCGACGGATCCCCGTCGAAGTCATGATGGTCGACTTTGACTCCCTGCTCGTGGTCGCGAGCCATAGACTGACCCCGTGATCACCATTGTGGGCTGGCTCGGGAACCAACCGAGCACCCTGACCAACCAACAGCTCGAAGCCCTGGCGGCATCGAGAACAATCTTTGCGCGCCAAGAACTTCGCCAAACGCTCGCAATGCTCGCCCCCAAAGCGACCATCATCGACTTCACGTCACCGTTTGCCACGACTATCAAGGCCATTGGCGAACACGTAGGCGACTGCACGGTCGTCGCGAGTGGTGATCCAAACTTCTTCGGGATCACCAAGGTATTGCGACGCCAACTAGGCGAGATCGAACTCAAGATCCTGCCTGGTCCAAGCTCCATCGCCATGTTGGCGGCACACCTTGGTCGACCTTGGGACGACGTTGAGATCGTCTCCCTTGTCGGTCGTGATCATCTCGCCGCCCTGGCACAGGCCAAACTGGCACTCAGTAACCACCATACGCAAGCCGTTGCGATCCTCGCCCCCCCAAACACGAGTCTCGCCGAGCTCTTCATGGATCTGTCATTCGATGTCGATGCCCTCAACATCACCATCGCCAGTGACCTAGCCACCGAGCACGAGACCATCTCTTCACTCAGCCTCGACCAGGCTCGATGCTTCACGACCTGTGCCGGATCCGTCGTGTTCATCGAACGCAAGGCCACATCGCTCACCCCTACCGTCGTCTGGGGAGCACCTAGCAGTAGCATCTTCCGCGATGACCAATTCGTCACCGACGGGTCAAACTTCACCAAGCTCGAGGTTCGATTGGCACTCATCGCCAGACTCGACCCCGATCGTCTACCTTTTGGCGCAAACATTCTCGAGGTGGGTGCTGGCAGCGGCGTCGTTGGTCTCACACTCCTTCGGCTACGCCCTGACCTGCGCCTAACCCAGCTCGAACCACGACCAGATCGGGCAGCGATGGTCCGCCAGAATGCGAAGACATTAGGATATTGCACCACAGTGTTGGACCAACCAGTAGAAGCAGTCACCGCCAGCTATGACGCCGCCATCGTAGGAGGAGGCGGACTCTCGGCACTCCATCATGCGCTCGGTCTCATCGATGAACACGCCCCAATCGTGGCGAGCTATGCCGATATCCATCGTGGTTCAGCCGCCGAGCGCTTGCTGGGCAATCTCTCGATGATTCAGGTTGCACACGGAACACCTCTTGGAGCAGATGGCACTCGGCTCGTGCCCCAAACGCCGATCTATCTGGCGTGGCGCGCATGAGCGCCACGCCTCGCACCAACGGTCCAACGGATAACTCGTCCAATGAGCCGATCGCCAACGGCATCGTGATCGCGCTCAACAGCGCGCCACACGGCCTCGCTGAGTATCTGGGCTTTCGGGTGCATCAATGGGCCAAGTTCGCCGACCTTGTCGAGGCCCTCACGACACATCGGGCGGTGGTCGTCGTGGCAGCCTACCCGATCGTGGTGCGTGCGCTCACCGAGACCCTCACCAACAAGCACGATGACCCAGCCGTCGTCGCCGTCGACGAGGGGGCGAACTTCGCAACCGTCCTCGCCGGTGCTCATCATGGCGGCGAGGGGCTTGCCAGCCTTGTGGCCCACTATCTCGGCGCCACCGCGGTCATCACCACCGCCTCGAGGACCAACGACGTGGTCGCCCTCGATCAGGCACCGTCGATCATCACGGGGCGGATCGCTGCCTCGATCCAGGCTCAGCTGAATCGAGGATCGGGGTTGACGATGCTCAATCCAACAGCGCTGGAGTTGCCTGACGCCGTTTCGGCGCTGGTAACCGAGGGGCCAAACCCCATCAACCTGGTCGTCAGTGACCGCATCGACGATGGTGACCTCGGAGACGTGCGCGGTGTGCTCCCCACCCTGACCGTTGGCCTGGGCTGCTCGAGCGACGTGACCGCCGACGAGATCAACGATCTTATCGACACCACCATGGGCCAGGCCGGCCTCGATCCAGCGGCCATCGACCGCGTGGCCACGATCAGAACCAGGCTCGATCATCCGGCCCTTCGCTCGCTTAAGCGAGAGCTCATTGGCTTTAGCGCCGAGGAGCTCGATGCAATCGCAGCCCCAAACCCGTCCGCCATCGTCCACGAGAGCGTCGGGACACATTCGGTCGCAGAGGCGGCGGCCCTCCTCGCAAGCGGAGCCAATGCAGAGCTCATCGTCGCAAAGACCAAGAGTGCCAAAGCAACCGTAGCGATCGCCCGACGACATCGGATTCGAGGATCGCTTTGGGTCGTCGGCATTGGCCCCGGCTCACTCGATCTGTTGACACCCAGAGCTCTTGGGGCCATACGCCGAGCGCAGTACCTCATTGGTTTTCATCGCTATCTCGAGTTGATCGAGCCGGTGGTAGAGCGTGGCCAGATTGTCAAGGCCTACCCCATCGGCCGTGAAGTCGAGCGTGTTCTTGACGCCATCGAACTCGCCAACCGTGGTAACCGCGTAGCCCTCGTCACCTCGGGGGACCCAGCGGTCTATGCGATGGCACAGCTGGTGATCGAACGCCTCAGTAACGACCTCGTTGTCCACATGATCCCTGGGGTCACAGCTGCCTATGCGGCATCAGCGGCCACCGGCGCGATCGTCGGCCACGATCACGCGATGATCTCACTATCTGACCTCCTCACACCCTGGAGCGCCATCGAGGCTCGGGTAGAGGCTGCCGCACAGGCCGATTTTGTCATCGCCTTTTACAACCCTCGTTCGCAACAACGCACCTGGCAGCTCGAAAAGGCTCTCGCCATCATCGGGCAGTATCGTGGCCCTCACACACCGGTGTTGATCGCATCGCGGGTCGAGCGACAAGGGGCACGCAGTGTTGTTAGCACCCTCGAAGAGCTCGATATCGAGACCGTTGACATGGAGACGATTGTGATCGTCGGTGCCACCACCTCGACGAGCAACCACGGCTATCTCTACACCCCGCGGGGTTACGAGGCACAGCGATGATCACGATCGACGTTACCTGCACCGGCTGTGGCGCCTGCATCAGCACCTGCCCCACCCACGCCCTGCGCCCGCATCCCAACACCCCACTGTGGATGAGTGATCGATGTGGTGACCATCGTGACTGTGTCGAGATCTGTCCTGTTGGCGCCATCGTCGTTCTCGATTCTCCCACCGACAAGCAGCGGGCATTACCGAGCACGGACGAACCTCGATGAGTGTTTCACCGATCGAACTCGAGAGCTTCGCTCGCATCCAGCGCGAGGTCGACTTTCGATACCTCGGACCCGAAGCTGCCGAAGTCGCGGCACGCATCATCCACGCTACTGGAGACATCGAGATCATCAACGATCTGGTGATCGACGAGGAGGCGATCGAGCGATCGATTTGGGGACTGCGCCACC
Above is a genomic segment from Ferrimicrobium sp. containing:
- the cobM gene encoding precorrin-4 C(11)-methyltransferase, whose translation is MECISFVGAGPGAPDLITLRGQARLRDADIVIWASSLIPEEMLAWTNGVCMDSAEMTLEDVLEVFEANPDRRIVRLHSGDPSIYGAIQEQISWCETNHRPFEIVPGVTSISAAAAAVGRELTIPEVAQSVVTTRVARRTSQSMPESESLARYAQLGGTIAVLLSGAHPQRIVDGLLADGSRFDTTTPCAVVVRATWPDEQVAMTTIGELVATVNELGAKRTLLVLVGDVLTATNIQRSHLYSPNFSHRFRSRSNPGTTSGRAKRRANRSVR
- a CDS encoding cobalt-precorrin-5B (C(1))-methyltransferase; translated protein: MNERLRSGYTTGACAAAAAKAAAIACVTGTTPNVVAITLPKGQRVEFAVQRDESGRAVVIKDAGDDPDCTDGAHVSATATLIDGDDVLISGGEGVGIVTKAGLGLPVGEAAINPVPRRMITEAVREVTKRGLAVVISVPGGEEMARATTNDRLGILGGISILGTTGIVKPFSTAAYRASIVQQIDVAAANGATHIVLVTGSRTETAAFNLFPNLDPVAIVEVGDYSGVALKRAASTDPEMITWIGMVGKVAKLAQGLLMTHFHRAHVDTSVLAAAAESVGASVTLIDAATETTTARHFYERCVAEGDLRPLAELTRQAAQTCFETVGRRIPVEVMMVDFDSLLVVASHRLTP
- the cbiE gene encoding precorrin-6y C5,15-methyltransferase (decarboxylating) subunit CbiE; protein product: MITIVGWLGNQPSTLTNQQLEALAASRTIFARQELRQTLAMLAPKATIIDFTSPFATTIKAIGEHVGDCTVVASGDPNFFGITKVLRRQLGEIELKILPGPSSIAMLAAHLGRPWDDVEIVSLVGRDHLAALAQAKLALSNHHTQAVAILAPPNTSLAELFMDLSFDVDALNITIASDLATEHETISSLSLDQARCFTTCAGSVVFIERKATSLTPTVVWGAPSSSIFRDDQFVTDGSNFTKLEVRLALIARLDPDRLPFGANILEVGAGSGVVGLTLLRLRPDLRLTQLEPRPDRAAMVRQNAKTLGYCTTVLDQPVEAVTASYDAAIVGGGGLSALHHALGLIDEHAPIVASYADIHRGSAAERLLGNLSMIQVAHGTPLGADGTRLVPQTPIYLAWRA
- the cobJ gene encoding precorrin-3B C(17)-methyltransferase, whose translation is MSATPRTNGPTDNSSNEPIANGIVIALNSAPHGLAEYLGFRVHQWAKFADLVEALTTHRAVVVVAAYPIVVRALTETLTNKHDDPAVVAVDEGANFATVLAGAHHGGEGLASLVAHYLGATAVITTASRTNDVVALDQAPSIITGRIAASIQAQLNRGSGLTMLNPTALELPDAVSALVTEGPNPINLVVSDRIDDGDLGDVRGVLPTLTVGLGCSSDVTADEINDLIDTTMGQAGLDPAAIDRVATIRTRLDHPALRSLKRELIGFSAEELDAIAAPNPSAIVHESVGTHSVAEAAALLASGANAELIVAKTKSAKATVAIARRHRIRGSLWVVGIGPGSLDLLTPRALGAIRRAQYLIGFHRYLELIEPVVERGQIVKAYPIGREVERVLDAIELANRGNRVALVTSGDPAVYAMAQLVIERLSNDLVVHMIPGVTAAYAASAATGAIVGHDHAMISLSDLLTPWSAIEARVEAAAQADFVIAFYNPRSQQRTWQLEKALAIIGQYRGPHTPVLIASRVERQGARSVVSTLEELDIETVDMETIVIVGATTSTSNHGYLYTPRGYEAQR